From Canis lupus baileyi chromosome X, mCanLup2.hap1, whole genome shotgun sequence:
TAAAGCCCTATATTAATGGAACTGAGGCATTTGCCTAagtgtctctgttttctttccttagtaACCTACATCAGCAATGTTTGTTAGTTCCTAAAAAACTTGGGGGTTCCCAGATCCTTGTCATCTGTGGCTTTTATCATCAGAGATGTGACAATTATATGGTATAGTCAAAAAACTGCCTGAAGAGTTGGAGAATGACAACTTGTGGGTGCAAATTACCCTCTACTTTTCTAGGAGACTGGCCAGTTAATACATTTGGAAGCAACATACATAACATTGATTGTAATGACATCAAGATCCCTAAAGAATGAGCAGTGTCATTCTCAAGATGTCTCTCCTTGAGGCTATGTGTCTTGTCATTCTGGCCTTTGAAAGCAGCAACACTGGTAATATGTTGATCAATTTGAGGGTCAAGATAAGGATGTGGGCCTAGGTTAGGATGAAAGGACCAAGGATTTCAGTCTTTGCCAGGGCatgtggtggctcagtggttgagtgtctcccttaggctcaggtcatgatcccagggtcctgagctcgagtcccacatggggctccctgctcagtggggagcctacttctcctccctgtACCCCTCtaccttgcttgtgctctctctcacactctctttctcaaataaataaataaaatctttaaaaaaaaaaaaaaggaacgatTAATGACCACATGCTAAATCATCAGAGTAAAAGGCTAATTGAGGATTTGAGGTTGAGAATTTAAGCTAcatttattactaataaaatgcctaggaataggtacaaagtttttttttttttatctgagcaGCCAGAAGCTTGGAATCGGCAttaaaaaagataggaaatgCTGCAAAGATCAGGCTTGAGGAGAGAAAGATTAAGAGCTTGGTTTGAACATGTTATATCTGAAATTCCTACTAGCTATCAGAGTAGAGATGTGAAATAAGCAGTTGGATCTATGAGTGGGAAGTCCAAGAGAGTAGTCCAGGCTGGAGATATAATTTTGAAACTCATCATGTAAATGGTACTCCAAGAGTATATTTCAAAGACCAATTGCTGGGATACTTGATGATGAAGAGGTAAGGAAAATGAGAGAGTCCAGTAAAGAATACAGAGGACAAACAGTGAAGTAGGAAGGAAACCAGAAGAATGTGGTATCCTAGAAGCTATGTGGTAAAAGTGTTTTGGGGAGGACAGCATGAGAAACTATGTTAAATGTTGCTAGTAACTCAGGTACATGAGAACTGAGAAGTAACTGGACTCAGTAAAGTACATGTCATTGAAGGAAAGTTTTGCTGTATTGTTTGTAGTAGTAGCATGATTTCATTATTCACCTTGAAAATTTTTCAGGATTTTCCTATGCTCATCTTTCCTTACATgaaaaaagcaagaatgaaaTCAGGGGAATGCATTCAATGCTTTTATGACATTGCCCATAGATATGAAACTATCAATGGGATGTTTTTATTGACTAGATGCTTTGGCTTCATGTATGAATGGTCTAAAGGGCACAGGGAACTATTGTTTATGAGAATAAACCATAGTACAGCACTTAGAATGTGTCTATGTGATATCATCATAATTAGTggctgaaatagaaaaaaattcagttgatcaacagaatattttatttttatgtggttaAATAACCTGCTTAGCCATTTTTTCAGAGTTTATTAACTTGACCGGTTTTCCTGCCATTATGCTGATGAAGCCTAAATGAACATAAGTGCATTCTTGGACATGCATTGCTTTAGACATGTTTTTTTGAAGAATTCAGTAacataaagtttctttttatgcTAAGAAGAAGGATATTTTGAGACTTTATTATTCCTCTAGTTGAACCACAGACTTCATTTCCATGCAGAAGGAAGCCCTTGAAAGCAAGTCAGAGAATACATAGGTTATCACATTCATATGTCTCCCTATATCCACATACTCACTTGTGTGTAGTGGAGCCACTATAGCAGCCCCTTGCTGCTGAGGTGTGACATGCCAAGGTACATGCTTGAGCATCCACACATGTACTACCCAGAAGTGTAAGGGAGTTAATATCTCACAGGGGAGATATTTGACTGAGATagaaggcaggagctaaattcttcttctcccccctgccccccgcagaTGGGCTATATGGAGATGCAATATGGCCTGTCATAAGAAACTGAGAAATTAGCCTGTCATGAAACAGATTATGACCAACACAATGATACATTCCTTTATGTTCATTGCCCTTCTTCCCTACTTCCCTACTCTTTTTCCTTACTCTTACTTCCTTGGTATCGCAAATAAGCTTTtgctttgagttttcttttctaagaaattcAGACATCTGGAAATAAGTCATAGTTCTACACAATTTCAGAACCATGTAACTTTGGACAGGTCATATTCTCACTCTGTGCGTCTTTTTCTCCAACTATACAATGTTGATGTTGGAGCAGATGCTCTTTAAGAGATGTTCTTTCTGGGTCTGAAGTAATAACAGGGTAAAGGATTGCCACTATGAAGGAGGTGATGGGACAATGGTCCTCAGCAGAGTGCTTACATTTGAGTCAGAGAATGCACTTGGTATAATCAATGAACTTACATGTTAACAATTCCAACTAGTCTCAAGTTCTAAAACTAGTTTTAGTTCTACTTTCTgcagaaagaaatcaaattagTTTTCCTGGGCCTATAAAGAAAAGGTTACACTCTTAAAAACTCACCTTGTCTGGCACAagtgaaaatatttctcttccaGTTCTATACTGTAAACTGAGAAGTGGCCACCATCTTGGGAAGCAAGGCAGCTAATATATGGTATCTGTAACTATTGCTTTGATCCTAACACAGGAGCACATTTGTTTCAACTGTTAAACTGCAGAGGAACTGGAGTTAGGGAAAGGACTATTTACTGTTTGAGGCTTGTTATACCAGAAGTGTTTACTTTATGCTCCAGACTTCTATTCCTAAGTCTAGAGCATGGACTTTGGACTCAGACAGCTCTGGTTGATAtattaggtctttcatctacaAGCTTTGTTACCATTGGCAAGtcaattaacctctctgtgcttcagttttcttatatgTGAAACGGGAATTGTAATGGTACCTACATCTTAATGTGTGAATTAAATGAACTAATATAGGCAATGTGCTTAAAACAGTGtttagcacatagtaagcactataTAAGTGTTCACTATATTTATCATAGCCATTGTGATAAGGGCAGATGGGCTGGAATCAAAGAAAAACTCTTGGCTAAAGTCACGTGAAATGTATCAGGGAACCAATATGTGGAAAGTAGTAGAATCAGAGGGTAACAGATGACTTAACTGCAAAAAAATGCTAAGCAGGAAACAACCCTCTAAATATTCCTGTTTATACAGTACATGACACGAGGtagcaaaataatgaaaacagagGCTTTCTGCAGGATTTAGAgttctttcatatatattttaaatatacatgtgcaatacattaaaatatatagagatgtgtgaatatatatatttacacacacacacacatatatatacatatacatatgtatgtatatgtatatatatgatttcacAGAAGGGTACATATGCACACTCACACGTCTGTACACATACCCCAACAGGACCCATCTATACGTAAACCAGATGCAGCCCGTATCAGGCCAACTTGGACACAAGTGAAAGCCCTGACTCAGCAGCAGATTGCAGATTGCAATTGCATTTGAGTAACCCTTCAGTTTCTTCTACCAAGTGTAAGGCCATTTAGAAATACACTGAGAAGAGCTCTTCTGGGTGTATGGCAGAGCCCAGGGCCCCTCTGGCAGTGCACAATTTGCCTGAGTAAGGACTGCAGGATTGGGATATCAAGGAGCTATCAAGGAGGAGGGACTTGTGATAGTCTGGGCCCTGAAACTAATAAGCAAACATCCATAGAATAACTTTAGCTCCAGGAACAATGCACTAGTGTCATAGAATCCTTATATATCTCAGCTCTAAGCAGATTTCAGGCATAAGCGGGGAGAAGTGTGTGTTGCTACTCATCACCATCCAGCTAGACCCAGAGAACTGGGCACAGCTTTTAGGGGTAGATAAGTCAAAGTTCAATCAGGCAGActcatacaattttaaaaagttacttaaaatggAAGGATCTGAAAGCAACTTAAGAGGTTACAGGTATTGGTTTGGGTTTATAATGTTCCAAGAAGCCAAACCTTATATATGGCACCATTTGCAGCAATATCGTTAACATTATTAATAATTGtcataacatatttatatatacaaaaatagagcAAAGCAATTCTAGAAGAGGAGGCGAAAGTGAAAGCATGGGGCTGTGTGCAGCCCAAATGTCAGTACACTTCAGGAAGATTCAGAACCAACAGAGACTAAGTGGCACATATTTCTCTAGAATATACCCGACAAAGGGATGTCGACgttcccttcttcttctccctgtgtATGACTATAcatttctctccatgtctccACTCTGCGATACACATCCATGCACACTTTAAAAGAGATGATATATAAAGTTAGAGTCTGGAAGTCTTAAACTAAGTTGGAGCACCTTGATTTCAAGCAAGTGCCCTCAATCTCTGAATTCCTCAGTGAATTTTGGATTCACTTACAGAGGGAAACTGGATCTAATTCTTGTGTCTTTTAGCAGCTGTCTTTAGCTGCCTGCCATCCCCACTGCAGCCTTTTCCCATTGAAGTGGATTCACAACACAGGCTCTTGGTATTTTTGTAAAAGAGAAGTCAGTTCTCTGCTTTATGTGTCTTTCATCTCAGTTTTCCACTGTTGCTGAAATTTAAGTTCTCAGGCAATTGCCACGACAGACAAAGCCAGGAGTGAGCACAATGTGTGCAGCAAAGAGTAGGCGAAGATACAGCTTGGTTAGGgattccttgtttgtttgtttgtttgtttgtttccacaCTTGAGCTTGTACAGGTGACAGAGCCAAAGGTGATGTCCAGTGGGGGCAGCCTCAACACCTGATGGTTAATGAGCTACCCACTATGCACTGCATAAAGACCACCACACTAACTTGGCATGGTTACAGCAAATTGAATGGCAATGGCTTTCTGTCACTGTGAACAGAGTCCTAAGAGAAAAGTCCCATGACCTAGTGTGATGTAGGGTAGGTAGAGAATACTGAACTAGGAGTCAGAAGGCCTGTATTCTAGTCCCAACCCTGCTATGAACTCCATGTGTGGCCTTGGGAAAATCCCTTCCtgtctccaggcctcagttttcccatctgcaaaataagGGCATTGAACTAGAGTAACAGTTAAGATTCCTTCCAGCTCTAAAGTTTTATGACTTTTTATGTCCATAATTAAGGCCTGAGCCATGCAGTCTCAGGGCAGTTAGCTTCTAAGAGAGAACAGACCTCTGTAATACCCTTGCTTTGTTCATTTAGCTATAAagcacgtctgcctttggcacttGGGTCAGACATACAAAGTTATGAGCATCCTGATTTACTATCCTACTCCGCATGCTAGTGGAATCTGTCAGTACTATAAGTTGATTATTGGGAAAGAGCGTAAAACTCCAACTAGTTAAACCTGGAAATGTAAGATAATTTTTGCCTCATATGCTCACAAACAGGTGAGTGTGGTtatgagtacacacacacacacacacgtcaggATACAGACTATTGCTAGTGATCAGTTCATTACAGTAATCCATTTCCCTTAATAAAATTTAGTAAATAGTATAGCATAGCAAAGTTTGGCGTCAAAGGAAACACCTATGGAAAAACAGCACTTTTGGACGTAGTAGAGAAAGAAGGACAGGTAGCGAGAAACAAAGGGAGGTCAAACAAGAGAGAAATACAAGTAGAGAACGAATTAGGTGGAAAGAGTAAGAGGAAAGGAGTAGAGAGAAgggatagagaaagaagaaaaccaaaagaagtaaGGGTGGGGATGAAGGAGGAAGGAACACAGAATAAGacgagagagggagaaaaagagtaaagaagaGAAAGGGCAGTAAACAGGGCAAAGGGGTCAGATTCCCTGGAATATTGAACACTGTTCCACATGGACCTGTGAAAACCATCTAAGGAGAAAGTTTCCAAAGGCACCGTGGAAAGTAGAGTGACGCGCAGAGCCTGCATCAAGAGGCATTATGTTGGGGAGCCCCTAAACCTCCACGTTGCTGGCTCTGTCAGTCCTCGGTGTCCAAATCTCATGCCTATGTGTCACCTGAATTTGCCATGACAGCCACAGGGCTCAAATGGCAAGGTGTAAAAAGGTTGAAGAGGAGTGGGATAGATACTGTGAGAAAGAACAAGGCATCCTGCACCAGGATGTACTTGGCCATCCCCTGACACTGCAGGAGCAACACCGGTGAGGCCCTAACTTTGGCTGCTTTAATCCTTCTCCCCCTCTTCAAAGATGAGGCCTATACTTGACTAATGGGAGTTAGAAGGAGAAAGCTCTGGATCCATTTTTGGGAAGGTCATACAGACTTTTCCTGGGCCTTAGGGAACGGTGCACTACCAGAAGAGATTTTCCTGCACACAGTGTTGGTGTGCCTCTTACAGCGGCAGCCTGGTCGCCTGAGGCTATCATAGCCCTGCTGGCACAGATGGAGGCATCCACGGGTAGGCAGGTAGCAGCACAGgcaaggtaggaagagggagaTGAGGCTCATGGCTGCCCAGCGGACAAAGCAAGAGCTAGGCCCACAGGAGCAGGGCTCATCAGCGCAGTTGTCTTCATCATCAGTGGAGCAGTGGTAGAAGAGGCCCTTAACACAGCAGAGACAAGTGCCATAATCGAGGAGGCTCTCGGCAGAGCAAAGGCAACGCTGGTTGCACAGccagcaggaggggagaggaCGAGCTGCTGTGCAGAGGACACATTTGCAGCGCCCACACTCCTCGCAAATGAAGAGGTGCTCACTGGGGTGCACTGCAGATTGCTCAGCTTCTCCCTTCAGAGCACCATCCACCTTTGGGTGGGCCCCTGCTCCAGGCTGGGTTCGGATGATGGACTGGCCTGAAGGTGAGGGTGTAATGCTGGCCAAGAGCCTTTGATCAGAGGCAGTGGTGCTATGGGACATTGAGCTGGCAATGCTAGATTGGCTCAGATGCTGAGGCAAGGGCTGCAATTGATGGCACTGGCTGAGACTGCGGGGAAGAGCAGTAGGCATGGTAGCCAGGGACCAATCAGATTTGTGGGTTTGCACTATAAGGGAAGGGCTGGAGAGGGCCTGTTTACAGGGGACTGGAGGCCGTTCCACATAATCATTGCTAGCATGAGTAGAGCGCAGCTGTTCGATAGGGAGAATTTGTTGGAAATCATCTGTCACTGCAGCATCCATTCTGCCTTGATTCTTGAGTTCTGAGTGGTTTTGGGTCAGGGTGGCACTTGTGGTGATAAAGAGCCCTTGGAGTTACATGGACCTTAGGGCACATCAGAAAATCCtaggagagaagaaatagaaacaatccATGAGAAGACACAAGCATGACTACTTTGCAGGGAACTAACAAAGCTCAGGCTCTACCTCTACCACTGCCTTCAGTTACTTTAGGGTAGTCTTCATGTTACACCTTCATTCTGTGATGGACCTTACCTACTTCTTTACAGACAGATCTGGTCAACCCATCCTGACCATAAAGCACTGTGGGAGCAAAGCTCACATCATTGATTCCTTTTGTATCCCATCATGTGATGAGGGTCACAGGAGCAGTGAGCTCATTCAGATGTTTGCTAACAGAGAAATCCAGGCCTTGAGTGtcaaaattctaataaaaatggaACCTGATTTCAAATGCAAACACGACATCCTGAAGTAATGCTAATGTTAAAGAAAAAGGTTCTAAAGTCTTCCAtgagaaggtgtgtgtgtgtaagaaagagagacatacatatacacatgtacacacacgtatatatacatacaccatCAATCAAAATTCTCACTTCAGTATAATTTGTGATAGGCATACATAAATAGATGGGAGAGGAATTGCTCGATTCAATGACTACAGGCAGCCAAGGCACAGTGATACGGCGGACACTGAGCACAGAAATCAGGCTATCTGTAGAATAATAGGGAAAAAAACTTCTCCAAAGTGTAAGGAAGCCAAGACTAATCATCTTGCAGTTCTCCTCGCCTTCCATCTGCTTGAACTTATTGAGGAGGTAATTCTTCCTAAAAGTAGTATGGCTCCAGAAGCAAACTTCTATATATTTGTGTGAGTAACAACGGGGCTGGGGGAGCCATATAAGATGATCCCTGAATTATTTGAAATCTCACCTGTAGCTGTACCTATTTAAACCAAGTTGAATATCTAGAAAACATATGCGTGTGCCTCTGCTGTACCACCATCAGGAAGAGTGGATGGTCATTCCCTGGAGGATCTGATGAAGCATAGTAGTGATAATAGTGAAAAATATCGTACAAACAGTCCGGCATCGCATTACACCCCCTGGAGGACTGAACGACCAAAAACGTGTACACTAGAAAACCTAAATCCAAGAGTCACCCTGGAGGCATTAGGACCTAGGAAGCACTAGCATGAATAAAGTATATACTTGAAATCCATCATATTTCAGGCCTCCTCAAAATAGATCGATTACTCACACTACTGTATGGAACGCAAAGCTTGAATGAGTAATAGAAATGAACAAGTGAAAGAGGATAGTGCTTGATTAGGTTTCCATAAGCAAGCAAACACGACACGGAAATGTGCCCAAAGCTCAATACCAGGAAAAATAAGGAGGCCGCTGCTAAAGGACTCAGTGGCTAATAATATGACCAGATTCATTGCCTTTTGAGGCTATATCCCCATGCAAACCTGTTTAGTTGAATTTACATCTGTTCGTTTTTTGAAAAGAAGATTTAATTTggttaaaaataacttttctggcACATCACAGAAAAGAACCAGTCTGACTATAATTCCACTTTTTAGCTAGTTGTTTTGATATTATTTAATGCAGCACAAGAGAATGCAAATAAACATGATGGACATTCTAAGGCTAGAATATCTATGAAACTTCTGTCAAATCACTTGCTTTGTTTGGGCTTCAATCCACTCTCTGGGTAATTAGCAGAGTAAACTAGGTGATCGTGAAGGACTCTGCCCCATTATGATCTGTGTTTGTATAACTAGACAATCTGACAACGATTTCTCTTCATTTACGCCTTCTACATCTTCAATCCTTGAGGGCTAACTAAGCAACATGGCCTTTTTCATTTCAGCATTCAGAAGCAAAATTTATGTCTCTTTTATTTACTTGGACTCACAGCGCCCTGAAGCCTCCCACATCTACCTTCACTGGACTTTGTTAAGATTCAGAATCTCAGcactggaaaggaaaaagaagttttCATTTGAACagctaaaaaaacaaagacacattGTTCAGCTGACTTGCAGGGTATGTGGATGTAGAAACTTTGCGTCGGGAAGAGTCTTTTGGCAAATTGATAAGGAATGGATTTATTCCCTGTTGATCTGATAAAGAATGCACAGGACCATTTGTGTCCTTTATAGTCTAAGAACGGTGACCAATGCGCTGGATGCATTTTAGACTCATTGATTTCCCAAAGGAAATTAGATTCAAAACATATTGGAAATTCCAAGAATCAATAACTCAAAGGAAGGCATACAAGGTCTCAAAGTTACAAAAGATAATCCTATGGGATTCCAAAGATATCACTAGGTATCTCAGGGACATGCCCAGAAGGTTGAAAAGCTCAGCTTGGAGGAATCTAGGTCATAATAGAAATGACTCAGAACCATGTTCAAAGGGGAACCTGTCTTGGCAGCAGAAGGGTATATGGTGCTTAAATTGAGAAGGTGTATCTGGATATTGATTAGATTGCTGTAAGGCTGAAAAGTTGAGACGCACGGTTGGATGATTAAAGGAAGCTTTGGGGCATTGGCCCGGGATGATGAGGTACCACTGTCTTGTTTACAAGGGGCTTAACGGGATGAACTCTTCCTGCCCTGCAAAATCCTTCACCAGAATGGACTGTGGAAAATCTGCAATGGAGCAGGCAAGAGGACCTGGGCAAAATCAGGCTGTTGAGAAGGATAAAAACAGGGTTGAATGACaataaaatgtttgctgaccTGGCTAACAGGATGACCCAAAGTAGACCCTGTAGGGGGAGGTAAGGCGGGGGAAAAGGTTGAGAAATGGGCAAGACACTGCTCCAGCACATAGGTTAGATGAAAAACTACTAGTGCATGCATGTTTAGGATTCAGAAATCCTCACGTTAAAGGGCCATTCATTGTGAGCAAAAACAGTAAAGAAACTGTGCTGTTGGTCAGTCCCATATCCtatgaaatgagagagagaatatgcataTCACATATTATTAAATAGGAGCCAAGGTGATTACAAGTCTTGGCTGCACATTGGTGGGATCTAGTGATTTCTGTCACGTAGTGCCTCTGCAGTAATGAATGATGCATTGTAAACCCACTCCCATCTCAGTCCCTCTGGCCAGGTGCTCAGAGCTCTCTCAACAGTTTTTCTGTAGCCCTGAAATTTTCTATGTTCAACctaaacagaaatttcttttcttatgcCAACTAAGGGACGAGAGAGCTAAATCTATTCAAGAAATGCTGtttgttcatgaaagaaaaatgtattgcCTCCCTGGAACCTAAAATCTGCCATGTTGAGGCCAAAGTTGAAAACTTGCCTATCTAAAGCCCTACTATGCCAACACCTTTAGACAGTTCGGATTTCTGTGGTAAATCCTTTCTGATACAATATGACTCAACCTCAATTTCaaagaaaaggaggggagagaaggagagcttGGCTCCCTTTTTCTCCCACTCCCATGGGTTCAATGCTGTTTTGTACCTTACCGTGTAACAGCTCTGGGGCGTGTTACTTTTTTCTGTGCTCTGCTGTTATATACACTCCTTCTCAGAATAACTGAAAGCAAACATAGGGGGAATTTCTGCTATGGCTTTATATGTTTTCTTAGTTCTACTGTTCCAAAGTCTGCTCTCCAAAAATCCCTCTCTGTGCAAAAGCATTTGCATCTCTATCAAAGCACTCCCCCCTTACAAATACCAAGTTGTATATAGTTTACATTACTAACCTCTCAGCCACTGACTGGGCCTCCCTCCTACCACATACATCTTGCTGGAGCTGCCAGGTTCTCACCACATTTAACTCTTAACTTGTC
This genomic window contains:
- the SPRY3 gene encoding protein sprouty homolog 3 yields the protein MDAAVTDDFQQILPIEQLRSTHASNDYVERPPVPCKQALSSPSLIVQTHKSDWSLATMPTALPRSLSQCHQLQPLPQHLSQSSIASSMSHSTTASDQRLLASITPSPSGQSIIRTQPGAGAHPKVDGALKGEAEQSAVHPSEHLFICEECGRCKCVLCTAARPLPSCWLCNQRCLCSAESLLDYGTCLCCVKGLFYHCSTDDEDNCADEPCSCGPSSCFVRWAAMSLISLFLPCLCCYLPTRGCLHLCQQGYDSLRRPGCRCKRHTNTVCRKISSGSAPFPKAQEKSV